One genomic segment of Gossypium arboreum isolate Shixiya-1 chromosome 3, ASM2569848v2, whole genome shotgun sequence includes these proteins:
- the LOC108471091 gene encoding protein PHOSPHATE-INDUCED 1-like, translating to MASFITPTILKIFLIISLFQICLGVRKLSEVVEEQPQLLKYHNGPLLSGPITVNLIWYGKFRPSERAIISDFVTSLSSNPSSPSLKTQPTVAQWWRTTEKYYHLASKKSSLSLSLGKQILDEHYSLGKSLKKKQIVELASKGDQKYAINVVLTASDVAVEGFCMSRCGTHGSALSSTKGKRSSKFAYIWVGNAQTQCPGQCAWPFHQPIYGPQSPPLIAPNNNVGVDGMVINLASLFAGTVTNPFGNGYYQGPAEAPLEASSACPGIYGKGAYPGYAGSLLVDPSTGASYNAHGENGRKYLLPALYDPATSSCSTLV from the coding sequence atggCTTCTTTTATCACTCCAACTATCTTAAAAATATTCCTCATCATCTCTTTGTTTCAAATCTGTTTGGGTGTACGAAAGCTGAGTGAAGTGGTTGAGGAGCAGCCTCAGCTCTTGAAATACCACAACGGTCCTCTCCTTTCAGGCCCAATCACCGTCAATCTCATTTGGTACGGCAAGTTCAGGCCTTCCGAGAGGGCTATTATCTCTGATTTTGTCACCTCCCTCTCTTCTAACCCTTCTTCACCCTCCCTAAAAACCCAACCCACGGTGGCTCAGTGGTGGcggaccaccgagaaatactaccATCTCGCCTCTAAGAAATCGTCTCTTTCCTTGTCTTTGGGGAAGCAGATCCTTGATGAACACTATTCGCTTGGCAAGTCTCTCAAGAAGAAACAAATTGTTGAGTTGGCCTCAAAGGGTGACCAAAAGTATGCTATTAATGTTGTTTTAACAGCATCTGATGTTGCTGTTGAAGGGTTTTGTATGAGCCGATGTGGGACTCATGGGTCTGCCTTGAGCTCCACCAAGGGTAAAAGGTCTTCCAAATTTGCTTACATTTGGGTTGGGAATGCTCAAACTCAGTGCCCTGGTCAATGTGCCTGGCCATTCCACCAACCTATCTATGGACCACAGTCCCCACCTTTGATTGCACCAAACAACAATGTGGGTGTGGATGGCATGGTCATCAACTTGGCTAGCCTCTTTGCGGGGACTGTTACCAACCCTTTTGGAAATGGTTACTACCAGGGCCCAGCTGAGGCGCCATTGGAAGCTTCATCAGCATGTCCTGGAATATACGGCAAAGGGGCTTATCCAGGCTATGCTGGAAGCCTACTTGTAGACCCTTCAACTGGTGCTAGCTACAATGCTCATGGTGAGAATGGAAGGAAATACTTGCTTCCTGCTTTGTATGATCCTGCTACATCATCTTGCTCAACCTTGGTCTGA